One Synechococcus sp. MU1617 genomic window, TCACGCGAGCTGAAGGCGTATTGGGACCCCACGCCAGGAAGTTCCAGCACCATCGCCGGCGTGTTCACCGTGGCCAGGTAGAAGAACAGCGTGCGGCCATCCATGTCACGGCCACCATTGCCGCCATCCACGAGGTACGTGTGGTTGCCGCCGGGGAAACCGGTCTGCCAATAGCCGGCCTTGCCGGGATAGATGTATGCCTTGGGATCCTGCGGGGCAAACAGAATCGAACGTGCCGTCGCATTGCCAATGGCGACCGCTTCAGTCAGCAGGGCTTTCTGCTCCCTGGTCGGATTGAACGGCTTCCCTTTTTGAATGCCAATCGCCGAGGCCATGCCCAAGAGTTCAGGGGAGAACATCTCGGAGGGCTCACGCTGGATCACCTCATCCAGTTCCTCGTAGAACTTGAAGTTGTTGGCATGGATGGTGTTCACATCTGACCCGGTGAGGTTGGTGAACGTGTTTGCAGGAGGGTTGCTCCTTTGAGCGAAGGGATACACCTTGAGGCCATTTTTAAATGCCGTCTTCGCCGTATCAGGCTTGCCTTGGTCATCAAGAAAGCCGCGAAGAATCAGCCAGTTGATTTTGCTGGGAGTCGTCGCAATGAAGTAACCATCGGTGTTGGCCGGTGGCGTGTGGCCTGGGCCAAGAATCAGATACTTGCCGCCTTTGCCTTTGTCTGGGCCAGGGCCACCCATGTCGACAACAAAGCGGAAAAAGGCGTCATTAACGGTGCCCGGCCCTGTTCCCGCAGGAACTTCCACCACCACAGGGCCATCACTGAGATCAAGAAAAGCCGAGGCATAGACCGTATCGGTATTGCCGGTTAGCCAGAGCGATGTGGAGCTCATCAACTCCTCAAACAAACCGATATCTCGATTTGGCTTCAAGCCATAGCCATCGCGGTGGCCGACATAGAGCATCTCGATGGATGCTGCCGGCATGAAATTGAGGAAGGTCTGCACACCACGGCCGAGATCCACTTGACGGCGCGCTGCCTTTTTTGTGGCTTCATCAGGGAAGCCATCGAAATAGCGGAACGTGCCGATGCGGGTACGAACAACATCAGGCGTTAAGACATCTTCAGGGATCGGCGTGTTGTAACCCTTGGGAGTGACATCCTTCGCTTGAACTGGAAATGCAGAGCTTCCGATCAAGAGAGTGGAAGCCAAGAGAGCTGAAACAGAATTAAGGCCTTTCATGACAAATCAATGAATAAAAGTGGAAGTCGTGAATTGTTCGGTCAATCAAGCACTTCGATATTGTTCAGCTTCCAGGTTTGGTCAAACCAGGGTTGCAATGGGCCATAGAGCCGAAAGGCCGTGAACCACCCTTTCCCAGGTACCGTTTCAATCCAATTGGTTTCCTTGCCCAAAGGTGCTTTGGGTCCGAAATACAAATCCACGGACCCATCTGCATTCATAACCATGTCTTTGTTGCGCTTGTTGTTCTTGGCAGGGAAGGGCTGACTGGTTTGCAGCTGAGAACGCGTTTGTGGGTCATAAACCACGATTGACCAGAAATCCTTAGCAGGTGGATTCTTATCAATGGTTAATTTGTATGTTTTACCACCATCAAGAACAGCACCATTTTCATCCGTCCCAGCAATCGCATATTGAGAGCCGACGCCAACCATTTCCAGCACCATGGCCGGAGTGTTGACGGTGTAAGCCCAGAAGAAGTTGTTACGGGCGTCAAGATTTCGACCTCCCCGGCCACCATCTTTGAGCCACTCATAACTTCCACCCGCGAAGGCTGTGAACCATTGGGGATTACCTTCATAGGTGTATGCATCTGAAGCACGGGGGGTAACCATGTCGGAGCGGACATACGCCACACCCACCTGAACAGCTTCCTCCATCAAGGCTCGATCAGCCGGTGAGGGGTTAAAAGGTTTTCCTTTTTCCATCCCGATCCCAGCTGCCAAACCGCGAATTTCCGGATCAAGGAAATCGATGGGCTCCCGCTGAATCACACGATTGAGTTCGTTGAAGAATTCAAAGTTGTTGGCATGCACAGTATTAAAAACCTTGTCCCCACCTTGGATGAAGGTCATCTTGGGTGGGTTGTCTTTTTGCGACAGCGGATACATCCGCAAACCATTCTCGTAGTTCGCAACTGCCTGGTCAGGCTTACCCTCATCATCCAGGAAGGCCCTCAAAATCAACCAGTTGGAATACGTGGGTGAGCGGAAAACAAAGTAGCCATCGGTGTTTGCAGGCTCTTTATCGTCAGGACCAAGAATCAAATATTTACCACCCTTGCCTTTGTCCGGACCGGGACCTCCTGTATCAGCCACAAATCGAAAGTAGGCATCATTGATCGTGCCAGGTCCAAGACCAGCAGGCACCTCAATCACCAACGGCCCCGTCCGCTGCAAGTTGAAAAAAGCCGAGCCATAAACGGTATCTGTATTACCGGTTAAAAACAGGGGATTGGAATTCAACGGTGACATCAAATTCACCTTGGTGTAATCATCCACACCGATCTGTTCATGACCGTGCCGCAGCATTTCTATGCTCGCCGCAGGCATCATCGTCAGGAAGGTCTCGTAAGCCCGGATGAATTTGAGATTGTCGAAAGTCGCCTTCACCGTGGCCGGATCGGGCATACCATCGAAGAAATTGAAGGTGCCAACAGACGTGCGCACCTTGTCTGGTGTGAGCAGCTCTGATGGGATCGGAGTGGTGTATCCGGCTGGGATGGCATCAGCCCCTGCTTGCGCTCTGGTGGGCAAACCAAACAAAACACCTGACAGGGCAAGAAGGGACAGCCCCTTAGAGGCACCCTTCATCCACGTTGCGCTCACCATGAGATGCAATCGACAGCTTTTTCAAGCTAGATAGCAAAAAGCGATCGGTCAGCGGTCGATGGTACGAAAAAGCCTTGATTTACCAGCAAAGGGAAAGATGGCTTGCATGAGCTTGAAAACCCACGCAAGCCAAGCCCAAAGGGCATTCAATCCCATTAAGGATCAATCACGGAGACTCATTTGAGCTCCAACTCAGGCCGAACCCACGAACCATCGAAATAAGCGGGTTTTGGATTGTAGATCCGGAAGGTGGCATTCCAGCCCGGGTAAATCTCCAAATAGTTGGGTTGTGTAGTATCACCACCAAAATGCAGCGTCACATCACCTTGTGCGTCTGCCTCGGCAAATGCACTATTCACATTGAAATTCTCACCAACCGGGAATCCATCCTTGTCGTACACCGTTAGCGACCAAAAAGCATTATCTCCATTCGGAACATCATTAAGCTTCAGCGTTTGAGGCTCAGATGATGATGGCGTGTAGAAGAGATAAACAGCACCTTCCTTCGGTAATCCGCCAATTCCAACAGCCACACCCATATTATTTTGCTCCGGGGTGACTTCACCGGGCCGACCAAAGAGCGATTCCGACTTCACACCTTTCTCGTTTCGCTCTTCGTTATAAGCCGCACGGAGAGCCATCATCTGCTCAAGATCCCATTGGTTGGGTTGCACATACTCGCCTGTCTTAGCCTGAGTAACCGACAACTTGGCCTGCAGAGCCTGGGCCTGTGCTACATCATCAGGATCCTGAATGTTCACACCGGTACGGAATGCTACTAAGGCATAGCGGCTCCCGACCTCGTCTTCTGTAAGGGTGTAATCACCAGGCTCTTTTTCCACATACACGTACCCCTGTCCATTAACCACCATGGCGCTCTGGTAGCGGCCATTGGTTTGCGGAAGCGTAAATGTCGCCGGAGTGGTCAGATCGAGAATCAACCAGGAATATAAGGTGTCAAAATTAATGCGAATCACCGTCCGATCCTTGGGATCCGCAGCCTTCTGGAGATTCAAAATCGTTCCCAAACCTCCGGTGCAGGTTGCAGCTGAAACATCGGCGATGTATTTGGCAAAGATCGTCTGCGTTTCAGCTTCGGAATAGTTTTCCTTGGTAACTGGCACAACTGTGTCGCTTTGAATTGAAACAGCAGGCTTAGGGCAATCCTTTTTTGCTGTGCCTACTGAAGCAGGAGCCTGCTCAGGATTGGCAGTCGACGAAGGCTGATCCGAAGAACTTTTGGGCTGGCCGCAGGCAACGGTTAAGACACCCAAACCAAGAGCGAGAGCACCAGTGATAGCTTTCTTTTGAAAAGACATGATTAAGGGTAGTAATTAGATGAAATTAAAAAAGAGAAGGAAATAATGATTTAATTCATTTTGCGGGCTCAAACTGTGGTGCAGTCCACGTGCCGTTGAAATATGCTTCTGTTGGTGAATAGATCCGCACCGCGACATTCCAACCAGGATAGATATCGAGGTAGTTGTCCTGACTCTTGTCACCTCCGAGGTGCATTACATACTCACCTTTATCATTTTTCTTCGCGAAAGCACTATTTACATTGTACTTTTCGCCCACTGCAAAACCATCCTTGTCATAGACAGTGACTGACCAGAATGCCCTTGGGTCATTGGGAACATCCTTCAGCACCAACACGTGAGGCTCAGTGGAATCGACAATTGTGGGGAAGGGATACACAGCCCCCTGCTTGGGAAGGCCACCCCAGCCCAAAGCAACACCGAAATCACGCATCTCATCTGAAATCTCACCCTTTTTGCCAAAGACCATTTCGGAGGTCAAACCCTCGGGTTGCATCCGCTTCTGGTAGCCAGCCCGAATAGCAAGAATTTCATCCATGTCGTACTTATTTTTGCTGACAAACTCACCGGCTTTATCCTGAACCAGCGCAATTTTCCCTTGGATCTCTGCCGCCTCCTTAAGATCAGCAGGGTCCTGCATATTCACTTGAGTGCGCACAATCACGTACGCATATCGACTTCCAACACTCTCCCTGCTGAGTTGGTAGCGACCGGGCTTATCGCTAACGAGTGGGATCCAATGATCCTCGTCGATCACTTCAAGAATCTGATATCGATCCGTTTCAGGCAGAACCACTGTGGCTGGACTCTCAAGGTCGAGAATCGCAAAGGAATAAAGAGTGTCGAAATTTGGGCGCAGGATCGTGCGCTCTTTGGGATCCATCGCTGCACGCTGGTGCAGGAAAACACCGACGCCATCACCGCACGTGCCCTTGGCGATCTTGCGAACGTAATCAGCAAAGATCACTTCCGTTTCAGCATTAGCGTAATTCGCCTTGGTGACAGGCGTCACCTCAGTCGCCTTGCTCACGACCGCAGGACTTGGACATTCGGCAGCTGAGGATGTCGCCTGATCGGGATCAGACTGGCCAATTGTGGATTGCGTCTGACCACAACCAACAGCACCAAAAACCAATGCAGAAGCGAGAACTAACGACTTAAATGAAGAACGAGTCATGAAACTTGAATTAAAAAATCAATGAAGCGAAGAACTTTCTAGCGATTGCTGTAGCCAATGACTTGAACCAAAACAAATCCTAGGCACGTAGTTAAATTTTTAGAAAAGAATAAACCGCAAATTCGCCCTAGGTCCAGATAAATATGTCAAGACTATTTCTTGCCAGCCGAGGGGATTAGGAACTGAACCTGCGTACGAATTGTCCAGTCACCCATCAGCTCTTCTCCACCAATTTCTGGCTTAATTGCATTGTAATAGCCATGAACTGAGACATTGATTGGCTGCTTTCCAAGCGTAAAGACTCGGCCAATTCCAGCACCGACTGGAACAGTCCAGCCTTGATCCTTATTCTCCCAATCAGCTGTAATGATTGGTGAAAATGACACGTACCAACCCTTAGGCAGATTGTAGTTAATGAAGGGTTGGACCAACATTTTATTCACATCCTTTCGGTCATCTTCACCTGCGAAAGACCACATGTTGTTCACCAAACCGCCCACAACCCAGGGGCCCTTGGTATAAACACCAACGAGTGCAGGACCGACAGACCACTTTCCGGTGCTCAGCGGGATCTTATTGGAAGGAATACTGAGGGTCGGGCCGAAACCAAAGGTGAAATCACCCTCCAGGGTGGGCACGAAAAAACCGGTGGGATTGACATCACCAACACCAAACGTGTATTTCTCCCTCCAGCCATCAAAGTAAGGTTCACCTGCTGGGGTGAGGTTAAACTTTGGCTTAGCGAATGGTGCATTAATGAAAGGAACAATGGTGCGCGTCACCAGCGTCCAGTCATCACTCAATTTGAACGGAAAAACAGGTTGAACGTTGACCACATTCATGACCCTGTCATGCTTGGCATCGGGGTCAACCGAATTCGGTGCCCATTGAGTCCCGGGAGTGGCATTCCATTGGAAGGGAATGCTGATCATGCTGGCGATGGGATTTTGTGCCGCTTTGGCCAGAGCGGCTTGGTCCGGGCCAGCAGCCTCTGCCGCAACAACACCAGGTGCCTTGTCTTCGGACGCAATGAGCTGGGCCTGAGCGATCTCGGCTTGCTCAGGCTCCGTCAGAGGGCTGTAATCAAAACCGCCTGACTCAGCCTTGATCTCGTTGACCTCTTGCGCCACCACGCCAGTGCCAGCAAAAGCTGTAAACGCAACCACGCCCAACAGAAGTCGACGAAACACTGGCAATCACCAAAATCAATTCATCTTGACGGGCTGAAAAATCAGGGTGGTACAAATCGATCGGTTATCTCGAGACTCGACAAGAGAATTGCCGGCCGAACCTTTTCAGTTGGGCAGCGGCCTGTCGTCATTGAAGATCAGTCCGACGGGACCGACATGCGCCCATCCGTACGTGATCGGGTTCGAAGCAGGGCAGAGATCTCCCTCTCTCCCTAGACAGAGAAAAACGTATCGACGTCCATGAAGGTCTTCAAAACGCTTGGACAGGTCCTCGCCCTTAGTGCACTGGCTGTTGGGACAGCAACAGGGTCTGTCGAAGCCCGAGGGCAATCAACATTAAAAGGGCAGATCTCCTTGAAGGGTCAGCCGGTGAGCGGCTCATCCATCACCCTCTGGCAAACCCAAGCTGGGCAATCCCCCAAACAACTGAGCACCCATCGTTCGAACAAAAGCGGGGCGTTCAGCGTCAAGGTTCGAGCAACGCAAGGGGTCGTCCACTACCTCGTGGCCAAGGGGGGCGACATCGGCGGATCCAGCGCCGACCAACTCACCATGCTCACGGTGCTTGGCGGGGATGAGCATCAGCAGGTGGCCATCAACGAGCTCACAACCGTTGGTTCGGTTTGGCCCAATGCTCAACTGATTGAAGGCACAGCGTTGGAAGGGAGCCAAAGCGCCTTAGCAATCGGATCGAGCCAAGTGGAAAACCTGGTTGACCAGAGCACAGGTCGCTTTGGAGCAACGTTGCTGAAAAGCACCAACCTGCTGAATTCCGAGACTGCAGCTCGAATGAATGTGCTCTCAGATCTGATTGCATTATGCGGGCAACCCCAGCAGTCTCAAGCGTGCTATCAGCTGCTAGCACTGACAAATTCAGAGAACACACTCTCGGCAATGACGTCCATTGCCCGTCAACCCTGGAAGAACGCCGGCGCGCTCTATCAGCTGTTCCAAAGCGCATACCCGATCAACAAAGCCTCACAGCTGCGCCCAACTGCAACCGCTCCCTATTTGTTGTTTCAACCCAAAAGTTTTTCACTTTCCCTGGTTTTTAACGGTGGCGGTGCTTTAGGCCTCGGGAAGTTGATGTTTGACGGAAAAGGAAGCATGTGGAGTGGAACCAACTGGATGCCTGGCTCTCAATCCGGAGTGGTAAACAACATCGGCGGAGGCGTGACCCACTTCGGCCCCGGTGGCACGCCTCTTTCACCAGCGATTAGCGGTTACAACGGCCAAGGCATCAACGGTGTGGGCTGGGGGACCGGAGTATCAGAAAAATATGCTTGGGTTGGCGCGTTCAACAACATGGTTGGGGTGTTCGACCTCAAAGACAGCAAAGCCCTTGGGCCAGCCACCATTGATAAGGAAGTGGGTCAGCTTCAGGGCGTCGCCACAGCCGCCAATGGAGATGTATGGATTGCCGACAACACCGCAAACCACATGATTCATTTCCCCGGTGGCGATTACACCCAAGGGAAACGAATCACAATTAATGACCTCCAAGCACCCTTCGGTGTCGCCATTGACGGACAGAACAGAGTGTGGGTGAGCAGCAGTTACAACAACAAACTCACCGTGTTTCCAGGGGACGCTCCTGATCAAGCCAAAACGATCGAAGTGAACCTTGGGGGCCGTGGTGTTGCGGTTGATTCAACAGGGCATGTATGGATTGCCCAGCAATCCAATTCTCCTCAAGGAGCACTACCTCCAGGCGCGAAAATGCCTCCCAATATCCCTGCCAATGCACCACAACCCAAAACCATCATGGAGGAGTTTGAGGCCGGTGCTGAATACCTTTTGACCAACCCCAACATCACGCAAACTGGAATGGTTGGGCTGATTTCACCCGACATGGAAGTCGTCCAACAAGACATCGCCAAAGGCACCGCTTATATCCCCTGGGGTGTGACCATCGACGGCAATGACAACGTCTGGGTCGGCAATCTTTATGGTCAAAGCTTGACTCACATCTGTGGCGTCAATCCCGCCAATTGCCCCGCAGGAAAAACCACTGGGGATGTGATTCACAACTACCAAAGCGGCGTTATTCAAATGACCACCGATGTCATTGTTGATGACGCTGGAAACCTCTGGAGCGCCAATAACTGGTTCGACGGTGATGTCGTCATTAACCCCACCTACAGGGGCCGCACCTCCACATTTGGAGGGGGCCAGGGATTCGTTGTGACTTATGGCGTGGCCGGACCGGTTCAAAACCCCCTGATGGGTCCTGTGCGCAAGCCACGCTGATGGCTTCGTTGTTCTCGATCTCCTGATTCTTCCGCTCCAAAGCCCGATGCGTCTCAACCGCCTGCTTGGCCTCGCCACGGCCTGTTTGCTCGCTCCGCTTGCACTGCCGTCAGCCGCAGAAGAAGTGCCTGACGAGGATGGCAACACCCGGGTGTATCTGGAGGCCTACGGGTTCTTCCCGCTGGAAACCCACTCCAAAACCACGCTGGACAACAACACCACCAAGGAAACGCTGGATCTCAGCGATGTGCTGGACATGCTCACCGGTGTGTTCAGCGGCAAGGTGGCTGTTGAGAAAGGGCGGTTTGGCCTGCAAGCAGGGCTGGACCATCTCAGCTTCAGCACATCCGAGACGGTCTCGTCCTGGAACAGCTCGAACCCGATTCAGAACGAACGCCACCCGCACTTCCCGCAGCGCCGGGTCACCTCCAAGGGAACGATCAAGTCGGTCACCGACAGCGAGCAAACCATTTTTGATCTGGCCCTGCGCTACCGAGCCGGTGAGATTCAAAAACCACGGATGACGCCTGGTTCGGTGAGCTTCATTGGCTTTGCAGGGATGCGATTGATCGACGCCTCACTGGACATGGACGTGTCGTTCAAAGACGACGTCACCGTCGAGGGAATCCTGCCCTCAAGGCAACTTCAGCGCGACATTGCCGATGAAGCCAGTGAGACATGGCACAACACATGGGTGCAGCCCCTCATCGGCATGAACACCACCCTTGCTCTGGGCGAAGACTGGCAAGCCTTCCTCGGCATGGATGCTGGTGGTTTTGGGATCAATGGCAAACAGGACCTGTCGGGAACCGTCGAGGCGGGTGTGGCCTATGCCCTGGGCAATTCAGCTCAGATTTCCCTGGCCTATCGCTACTTCGGCATCGACTACTCCGCCCACAACGGACGGAACGGCTACTCCTCCACACAACACGGTGTTTCGATGGGATTTCGCTGGTTGTTTGAATGAGCCTTCAACCAGAGAGACCTGAGGGTCTATCCACTCACTGGGCTTAACGGGCTTTTGGGTTTGATGTGGCCAACCCAGCGAATCACTAGGAGAACCAGGGTGAACACAAGAAAAGGTGCATAGAAATCAGCTGGCCCTTTCTTCACATGGCTCACATACGTGAGGGCGAATTCTGCCCATATCCAATAGGAGCCAATCACGTGCAGTCGCTTCCAATGCTTCATGCCCATCCATCGTTGGGCCGCATTCGTCGACGTGAGGGCCATCAAGGCAATCAACAGATACGCCATACCGCCAACCAGCCACTTCCCTGCGGGCTGCTCACTCAGGAATGGATCAGGGAAATCCAGAGACATCGCAAGGATCAAGGCCAAGTGAATCCCGTGGGACGACGCAAAACTCAGCCCGATCCAGCGCCTGTTTTGCAGCATCCACTGGCTCAGGGATGACGGCCAGAGGCGTTGCACACTCGAAGCCACGAAGGCCATCGAAAAGAGAGCCAGGGAGCTTCGCCCCGTGGCATCGATGCCTGCCGCAACTGACGTCGACGTCCATCCAGACACGCCGAAATGCAGCGCAAGGCCCGCCAGAATCGCGAACGTCACCGAGGCCGTCAGTCGCCAGCCAAGACGAGCCATCGACACTCCCCTAAATCTCTTTTTTAAACACGCTGTTCAGCCTTGCCAACAGGGCATTGAACAACCATCGAAGGCCATGAGGGCAGAGCGTCGTTGGCTTTTGCTGCGCCGATCAGAACTGCTCAAGGAAGCGCAGATCGCTGGTGTAGAGCCGGCGAATGTCGTCAATGCCATGGCGCACCATGCAGAACCGCTCCACCCCCAGGCCTGCGGCAAAACCGCTGTAACGCTCGGGATCGAGGCCCAGCCCTTCCAGTACAGCGGGATCGACCATGCCGCAGCCCATCACCTCCAGCCAGCGGCCGCGCCACTGCACATCCACCTCGGCTGAGGGCTCAGTGAAGGGGAAGTAGCTGGCCCGGAAGCGAACCGGCAAGTCGCCGAAGAAGGCCTTTAGGAAGGCCATCACCGTGCCGCGCAGGTGGCTGAAATCCAGTCCCTCATCAATGGCCAGCACCTCCACCTGGTGGAAAACCGGCGAATGGGTGGCATCGACGGCATCGCGGCGATAAACCCGACCGGGAGCCACGATCCGCACCGGCGGAGGGTTGTCTTCCAGATGGCGGATCTGCACCGGCGAAGTGTGGGTCCGCATCAGCAGGTCACCCCCGAGATAGAAGGTGTCCTGCATGTCCCGGGCCGGATGGTCCTCGGGGATGTTCAAGGCGGTGAAGTTGTAGTGGTCCCGCTCCACTTCAGGCCCCTCGGCCACGCTGTAGCCGAGGCCCAGGAACAGATCGACGATCTCTTCTGTGGTGGTGATCAGGGGATGGCGATGCCCCATCGGCACCCCAGAAGCCGGAGCGGTGACATCCAGACTTTCCTTGGCAATGCGCTCCGCCATGGCCGCCTGCTTCACGGCCTGTAGCCGCTCTCCCAGCAGCGACTGCACTTGCGTTTTCAGCACATTGGCGCGCTGGCCCACCAGAGGACGCTCCTGACCGGGCAACTTGCCCATGGCTCCCAGCACACCGGAGATGCGGCCCTTCTTGCCCAGCAGCCCGACCCGCAGTTGCTCGAGCGCAGCGGCATCGGCTGCCTCGGCGATCTCAGCCGCGGCCTGCTGCTCGAGGGCATCGAGTTGATCGGTGAGCTGCTGCAGGGTGACCGGTGCGCTCACAGGGATGAAACAGACAGCTGCTGACTGTAAGCAGCCAAGCCGCTTAGGTTCACCTCAGTGCGAATAACCCCATGGCCCCGCTGCGGATCCTGATCAGCAATGACGATGGGGTCTTCGCAGACGGCATCCGAACCCTGGCCGCCGCAGCTGCAGCCCGCGGCCATCAGGTGACGGTGGTCTGCCCAGATCAGGAACGGTCTGCCACTGGTCATGGCCTCACCCTGCAGACCCCCATCCGTGCCGAGCGGGCCGACGAATTGTTCGCCCCAGGGGTCACCGCCTGGGCCTGCAGCGGCACCCCCGCCGACTGCATGAAGCTGGCCCTTTTCGAACTGGTGAAAGAGAAGCCGGACCTGGTGCTCTCCGGCATCAATCACGGCCCCAACCTGGGAACAGACGTGTTCTG contains:
- a CDS encoding DUF1254 domain-containing protein, whose amino-acid sequence is MKGLNSVSALLASTLLIGSSAFPVQAKDVTPKGYNTPIPEDVLTPDVVRTRIGTFRYFDGFPDEATKKAARRQVDLGRGVQTFLNFMPAASIEMLYVGHRDGYGLKPNRDIGLFEELMSSTSLWLTGNTDTVYASAFLDLSDGPVVVEVPAGTGPGTVNDAFFRFVVDMGGPGPDKGKGGKYLILGPGHTPPANTDGYFIATTPSKINWLILRGFLDDQGKPDTAKTAFKNGLKVYPFAQRSNPPANTFTNLTGSDVNTIHANNFKFYEELDEVIQREPSEMFSPELLGMASAIGIQKGKPFNPTREQKALLTEAVAIGNATARSILFAPQDPKAYIYPGKAGYWQTGFPGGNHTYLVDGGNGGRDMDGRTLFFYLATVNTPAMVLELPGVGSQYAFSSRDGSGAYLDGSKTYKVNIPANPPAQRFWSFVVYDPQTRSMLQSKEMPYPSKNNKRNPEMAKNADGSIDLYFGPEAPAGKEANWVKTVPGKGWFGIFRLYGPGQEWFDRTWKLGAIEQL
- a CDS encoding DUF1254 domain-containing protein, which codes for MVSATWMKGASKGLSLLALSGVLFGLPTRAQAGADAIPAGYTTPIPSELLTPDKVRTSVGTFNFFDGMPDPATVKATFDNLKFIRAYETFLTMMPAASIEMLRHGHEQIGVDDYTKVNLMSPLNSNPLFLTGNTDTVYGSAFFNLQRTGPLVIEVPAGLGPGTINDAYFRFVADTGGPGPDKGKGGKYLILGPDDKEPANTDGYFVFRSPTYSNWLILRAFLDDEGKPDQAVANYENGLRMYPLSQKDNPPKMTFIQGGDKVFNTVHANNFEFFNELNRVIQREPIDFLDPEIRGLAAGIGMEKGKPFNPSPADRALMEEAVQVGVAYVRSDMVTPRASDAYTYEGNPQWFTAFAGGSYEWLKDGGRGGRNLDARNNFFWAYTVNTPAMVLEMVGVGSQYAIAGTDENGAVLDGGKTYKLTIDKNPPAKDFWSIVVYDPQTRSQLQTSQPFPAKNNKRNKDMVMNADGSVDLYFGPKAPLGKETNWIETVPGKGWFTAFRLYGPLQPWFDQTWKLNNIEVLD
- the pheS gene encoding phenylalanine--tRNA ligase subunit alpha — encoded protein: MSAPVTLQQLTDQLDALEQQAAAEIAEAADAAALEQLRVGLLGKKGRISGVLGAMGKLPGQERPLVGQRANVLKTQVQSLLGERLQAVKQAAMAERIAKESLDVTAPASGVPMGHRHPLITTTEEIVDLFLGLGYSVAEGPEVERDHYNFTALNIPEDHPARDMQDTFYLGGDLLMRTHTSPVQIRHLEDNPPPVRIVAPGRVYRRDAVDATHSPVFHQVEVLAIDEGLDFSHLRGTVMAFLKAFFGDLPVRFRASYFPFTEPSAEVDVQWRGRWLEVMGCGMVDPAVLEGLGLDPERYSGFAAGLGVERFCMVRHGIDDIRRLYTSDLRFLEQF
- a CDS encoding neuromedin U, encoding MFRRLLLGVVAFTAFAGTGVVAQEVNEIKAESGGFDYSPLTEPEQAEIAQAQLIASEDKAPGVVAAEAAGPDQAALAKAAQNPIASMISIPFQWNATPGTQWAPNSVDPDAKHDRVMNVVNVQPVFPFKLSDDWTLVTRTIVPFINAPFAKPKFNLTPAGEPYFDGWREKYTFGVGDVNPTGFFVPTLEGDFTFGFGPTLSIPSNKIPLSTGKWSVGPALVGVYTKGPWVVGGLVNNMWSFAGEDDRKDVNKMLVQPFINYNLPKGWYVSFSPIITADWENKDQGWTVPVGAGIGRVFTLGKQPINVSVHGYYNAIKPEIGGEELMGDWTIRTQVQFLIPSAGKK
- a CDS encoding DUF1254 domain-containing protein, translated to MTRSSFKSLVLASALVFGAVGCGQTQSTIGQSDPDQATSSAAECPSPAVVSKATEVTPVTKANYANAETEVIFADYVRKIAKGTCGDGVGVFLHQRAAMDPKERTILRPNFDTLYSFAILDLESPATVVLPETDRYQILEVIDEDHWIPLVSDKPGRYQLSRESVGSRYAYVIVRTQVNMQDPADLKEAAEIQGKIALVQDKAGEFVSKNKYDMDEILAIRAGYQKRMQPEGLTSEMVFGKKGEISDEMRDFGVALGWGGLPKQGAVYPFPTIVDSTEPHVLVLKDVPNDPRAFWSVTVYDKDGFAVGEKYNVNSAFAKKNDKGEYVMHLGGDKSQDNYLDIYPGWNVAVRIYSPTEAYFNGTWTAPQFEPAK
- a CDS encoding DUF1254 domain-containing protein; translated protein: MSFQKKAITGALALGLGVLTVACGQPKSSSDQPSSTANPEQAPASVGTAKKDCPKPAVSIQSDTVVPVTKENYSEAETQTIFAKYIADVSAATCTGGLGTILNLQKAADPKDRTVIRINFDTLYSWLILDLTTPATFTLPQTNGRYQSAMVVNGQGYVYVEKEPGDYTLTEDEVGSRYALVAFRTGVNIQDPDDVAQAQALQAKLSVTQAKTGEYVQPNQWDLEQMMALRAAYNEERNEKGVKSESLFGRPGEVTPEQNNMGVAVGIGGLPKEGAVYLFYTPSSSEPQTLKLNDVPNGDNAFWSLTVYDKDGFPVGENFNVNSAFAEADAQGDVTLHFGGDTTQPNYLEIYPGWNATFRIYNPKPAYFDGSWVRPELELK
- a CDS encoding ferric reductase-like transmembrane domain-containing protein, yielding MARLGWRLTASVTFAILAGLALHFGVSGWTSTSVAAGIDATGRSSLALFSMAFVASSVQRLWPSSLSQWMLQNRRWIGLSFASSHGIHLALILAMSLDFPDPFLSEQPAGKWLVGGMAYLLIALMALTSTNAAQRWMGMKHWKRLHVIGSYWIWAEFALTYVSHVKKGPADFYAPFLVFTLVLLVIRWVGHIKPKSPLSPVSG